Genomic window (Streptomyces liliiviolaceus):
CGTCCGCGACCCGCAGCGTCACCGGGTCGCTCGCGTCCGCGCCGCGCAGCCGGTCGACGACCGCCCCGAGGAAGCTGGCCCGGGTGGTGCGGGGGCCGCAGACGTTCACCGCGCGCAGCACCAGCCCGTCGACCCGGCCGGCCCGGGTGGCGTCGAGCACCAGCTCGGAGCCGGCCAGCTTGGTCCGCGCGTACATGGTGGCCGGCCGGGGCTCCAGGTCCTCGCCGATGGCGAGCGGCTCGGCCACCGGACCGTACTCGTGGATGGAGCCGACATGGACCAGCCGCGGGCGGTCGTCCATCAGCGTCACGGCCTTCACCAGCCGCTCGACCAGGGTGATGTGGGCGTACCGCATCTCCTCCTCGGTCGTGCCCCAGCCGCCCGTCACGTTGACCACGGTCCGCACCCGGTGCCGGGTGAGCAGCCGGGCCAGCTCGGCGGGCGGGACCGCCGCCACGTCGAGCCCGGCGAAGACATGCCCCGCCGTGGCGGGGCCGCCGCGCCGGGCGACGGCGAGCACCTCGTGCCCCTCGCGGGCCAGCGCGGCGCTCACACAGCGGCCGACGCAGCCGGTGGCCCCGAGCACCG
Coding sequences:
- a CDS encoding NAD-dependent epimerase/dehydratase family protein; protein product: MAALNGRPLAEGSRVAVLGATGCVGRCVSAALAREGHEVLAVARRGGPATAGHVFAGLDVAAVPPAELARLLTRHRVRTVVNVTGGWGTTEEEMRYAHITLVERLVKAVTLMDDRPRLVHVGSIHEYGPVAEPLAIGEDLEPRPATMYARTKLAGSELVLDATRAGRVDGLVLRAVNVCGPRTTRASFLGAVVDRLRGADASDPVTLRVADARRDFIDVRDLAEAVVLTVTSPATGQVVNIGRGEATAMRELVDLLVAASGLPPRAIRVEDGPIASKGGGWTLADIRLAGELLGWKPRIPLAEAMRATWETPAD